One genomic window of Caenorhabditis elegans chromosome I includes the following:
- the idpp-10 gene encoding Intrinsically Disordered Protein, expressed in Pharynx (Confirmed by transcript evidence;~Product from WormBase gene class idpp), whose translation MAAQDPAFDIEFAQPSSPASTSSTAYSPPPATSSTTYGSSIPSTYPPSTFAPSAYPTSSSWGSTHPPEDLPTVQQAFQQQQQSYGTVQPQVSLAQSLIGNSNGFGGLPGLLPPPSNGDCPWCSGYRGKRGPDTEKEKKNEKI comes from the coding sequence ATGGCAGCACAAGACCCAGCATTTGACATCGAGTTTGCACAACCATCATCTCCAGCATCCACATCATCTACCGCATATTCCCCACCGCCTGCCACGTCATCCACAACATATGGATCCTCGATCCCATCCACATATCCCCCATCAACTTTTGCTCCATCAGCATACCCAACTTCTTCATCATGGGGTTCAACACATCCACCAGAAGATCTTCCAACTGTTCAACAAGCATTCCAACAACAGCAACAATCATATGGAACAGTTCAACCTCAAGTTTCACTTGCGCAAAGTTTAATCGGAAACTCAAACGGATTCGGTGGATTACCGGGACTTTTGCCTCCACCAAGTAACGGAGACTGTCCATGGTGTTCAGGATATCGAGGAAAACGAGGTCCGGATAcggaaaaggaaaagaaaaacgagaagATTTGA
- the idpp-10 gene encoding Intrinsically Disordered Protein, expressed in Pharynx (Confirmed by transcript evidence;~Product from WormBase gene class idpp), which yields MQFTYFPRVSIKLYMLALLILLLAAQQITPQCQQCGNRRIVQQYRSYPQKKFNFNFEQFFSRFPGFTSPQRQPPSQPRVFNSYGQEAETFGSAIGKSIGRRIQQAMAAQDPAFDIEFAQPSSPASTSSTAYSPPPATSSTTYGSSIPSTYPPSTFAPSAYPTSSSWGSTHPPEDLPTVQQAFQQQQQSYGTVQPQVSLAQSLIGNSNGFGGLPGLLPPPSNGDCPWCSGYRGKRGPDTEKEKKNEKI from the exons ATGCAATTCACGTATTTCCCGCGTGTTTCAATCAAACTATATATGTTAGCTTTACTCATTTTATTACTGGCAg CACAGCAAATCACACCACAGTGCCAACAATGTGGAAATCGGCGAATAGTGCAACAATATAGGTCATATCCGcagaaaaagttcaactttaattttgaacaatttttcagcagattCCCCGGATTTAC ATCTCCTCAACGTCAGCCACCCTCCCAACCTCGTGTATTTAATAGTTATGGTCAAGAAGCCGAAACATTTGGCTCAGCGATCGGAAAATCAATCGGGAGGAGAATTCAACAG GCAATGGCAGCACAAGACCCAGCATTTGACATCGAGTTTGCACAACCATCATCTCCAGCATCCACATCATCTACCGCATATTCCCCACCGCCTGCCACGTCATCCACAACATATGGATCCTCGATCCCATCCACATATCCCCCATCAACTTTTGCTCCATCAGCATACCCAACTTCTTCATCATGGGGTTCAACACATCCACCAGAAGATCTTCCAACTGTTCAACAAGCATTCCAACAACAGCAACAATCATATGGAACAGTTCAACCTCAAGTTTCACTTGCGCAAAGTTTAATCGGAAACTCAAACGGATTCGGTGGATTACCGGGACTTTTGCCTCCACCAAGTAACGGAGACTGTCCATGGTGTTCAGGATATCGAGGAAAACGAGGTCCGGATAcggaaaaggaaaagaaaaacgagaagATTTGA